A DNA window from Sphingomonas changnyeongensis contains the following coding sequences:
- a CDS encoding methyl-accepting chemotaxis protein → MRDRSIRGRIARLTAAMIALQALLALALAAGTLTARHTLYTLVDDRIEPIGELQAVVDGYTDALALAHKVKGGLLAPAGAISAINSSLPRIDAQWRRFAARPMPRAHRNAVRLVAEDIVTARAATDALLRTLRRGQMEDLDFFVNGELYAGIDPLTVSSGLLIAALRADAAHEKARLNRFFLIAGIAVSALLAGAAGVAWWAAGVGRRRISDPLAAIAEATRRIDSRDQPIPFLDRDDEIGELARALAYARDRAIEARRLEKQRERMARDLAERERAALLARDARAARLDAVFARFEQDLARIVGTLAAAGRQMREAASGTLQRADDTEASARMAADMAGHTAAGMRVISTNAAALVEAMGEISAEADQTRGHVAVVRDQTAANRARAAALDALLREVADVLSLIGAIASQTNMLAINAAIEATRAGDSGRGFAVVADEVKALARQTQAAAAQINARLREIDGMARGVVQSSGDVQRLVEALDGAACRIADAVTQQSGASAAISTAIADVEQGTSNVAAGMGQLQNRALVARRNADDLSALSEEIARQSDLLSREVQDLMASVRAA, encoded by the coding sequence GTGCGCGACCGGTCCATCCGCGGGCGAATCGCCCGGCTGACCGCGGCGATGATCGCGCTGCAGGCGCTGCTCGCGCTCGCGCTGGCGGCCGGCACGCTGACGGCGCGCCACACGCTCTACACCCTGGTCGACGACCGGATCGAGCCGATTGGCGAGCTGCAGGCGGTGGTTGACGGCTATACCGATGCGCTGGCGCTGGCCCACAAGGTCAAAGGCGGGCTGCTGGCCCCTGCCGGCGCGATCAGCGCGATCAACAGTTCGCTGCCGCGCATCGATGCGCAGTGGCGGCGCTTTGCCGCCCGGCCGATGCCGCGCGCCCATCGCAATGCCGTCCGCCTGGTGGCCGAGGATATCGTCACCGCCCGCGCCGCGACCGATGCGCTGCTCAGGACGCTGCGCCGGGGGCAGATGGAGGATCTCGACTTCTTCGTGAATGGCGAGCTTTACGCCGGGATCGATCCGCTGACCGTGTCGAGCGGGCTGCTGATCGCCGCGCTGCGCGCCGATGCCGCGCATGAAAAGGCGCGGCTCAACCGGTTTTTCCTGATCGCGGGCATCGCCGTGTCGGCGCTGCTCGCCGGGGCGGCCGGCGTCGCCTGGTGGGCGGCGGGCGTGGGACGGCGGCGGATCAGCGACCCGCTGGCCGCGATTGCCGAGGCGACGCGGCGGATCGATTCGCGCGACCAGCCGATCCCGTTCCTCGACCGCGATGACGAGATTGGCGAACTGGCCCGCGCGCTTGCCTATGCGCGCGACCGCGCGATCGAGGCGCGGCGGCTGGAGAAGCAGCGCGAGCGCATGGCCCGTGATCTGGCGGAGCGCGAGCGCGCGGCGCTGCTGGCGCGCGATGCGCGGGCGGCGCGGCTCGATGCGGTGTTCGCCCGGTTCGAACAGGATCTGGCGCGGATTGTCGGCACGCTGGCCGCCGCCGGGCGGCAGATGCGCGAGGCGGCATCGGGCACGCTGCAGCGCGCCGACGATACCGAGGCGAGCGCGCGGATGGCCGCCGACATGGCCGGGCACACGGCGGCCGGCATGCGGGTGATTTCAACCAACGCCGCCGCGCTCGTCGAGGCGATGGGCGAAATCAGCGCCGAGGCCGATCAGACGCGCGGCCATGTCGCCGTGGTGCGCGACCAGACGGCGGCGAATCGCGCCCGCGCCGCCGCACTCGATGCGCTGCTGCGCGAGGTGGCCGATGTGCTGTCGCTGATCGGCGCGATCGCCAGCCAGACCAATATGCTGGCGATCAACGCTGCGATCGAGGCGACGCGGGCCGGCGATTCGGGGCGCGGCTTTGCGGTCGTGGCCGACGAGGTGAAGGCGCTCGCCCGCCAGACCCAGGCCGCCGCCGCGCAGATCAATGCGCGGCTGCGCGAGATTGACGGGATGGCGCGCGGCGTCGTCCAGTCGAGCGGCGATGTGCAGCGGCTGGTCGAGGCGCTGGACGGGGCCGCCTGCCGGATCGCCGATGCCGTGACCCAGCAAAGCGGGGCGAGTGCCGCGATTTCGACCGCCATCGCCGATGTCGAACAGGGAACGAGTAATGTCGCCGCCGGCATGGGCCAGCTGCAGAACCGCGCCCTGGTCGCGCGCCGCAATGCCGATGACCTGTCGGCGCTGTCGGAGGAAATCGCCCGCCAGTCGGATCTGCTCAGCCGCGAGGTTCAGGATCTGATGGCGTCGGTCAGGGCGGCCTGA